A region from the Drosophila mauritiana strain mau12 chromosome 2L, ASM438214v1, whole genome shotgun sequence genome encodes:
- the LOC117147208 gene encoding uncharacterized protein LOC117147208 — MAAFTNYSLAFLVLAYCLSVVPAKHPSRQEAEENMSKFMSILRQEQFSAGSPRFNDVLGNARAIVEYQDKGFIGIRGIFQWMTSPNPRNDGVYNFMQFFADESSGYIGIQNYDKSSKFTVLFSIWDASDAFPGDDFACETFGGEGVGYKCYNSTFPLISNAIYYLDVEIEGSTFRGYISDPQENLDSVTSTQVNRHLIGEIITPHEKLTNLIPFGYYNENYRDKDTCREAFELVTVNQAPHQYTKYGHANTKFTEAYLYNSECEVENILVALTADKKSTIYFTRPTDLNLYN, encoded by the coding sequence ATGGCTGCATTTACAAACTATTCCTTAGCTTTCCTAGTTTTGGCTTATTGCCTGTCTGTTGTCCCAGCTAAGCATCCAAGTCGCCAGGAAGCGGAGGAGAATATGTCCAAGTTCATGAGTATCCTTCGGCAGGAGCAATTTAGCGCCGGCTCACCTCGATTCAATGATGTCCTGGGCAACGCCAGGGCCATTGTCGAATATCAGGACAAAGGATTCATTGGAATTCGAGGCATTTTCCAGTGGATGACCAGCCCGAATCCTCGCAACGATGGCGTCTATAACTTCATGCAGTTCTTCGCCGACGAATCAAGTGGATATATAGGTATTCAAAACTACGACAAGAGCTCCAAGTTCACGGTACTGTTTTCCATTTGGGATGCATCGGATGCATTTCCGGGTGATGATTTCGCCTGCGAGACCTTCGGCGGCGAGGGCGTCGGTTATAAGTGCTACAACAGCACGTTCCCGCTGATCAGCAATGCCATATACTACCTCGACGTAGAGATCGAGGGTTCCACCTTCAGGGGTTATATCTCGGATCCGCAGGAGAATCTCGACAGTGTGACCAGCACCCAGGTGAACCGTCATTTGATTGGTGAAATCATCACTCCGCACGAAAAGCTAACTAACCTCATACCATTCGGATACTACAACGAGAACTATCGCGATAAGGACACCTGCAGGGAGGCCTTTGAACTGGTCACCGTCAACCAGGCACCGCATCAATATACCAAGTATGGTCATGCCAACACCAAGTTCACCGAGGCCTATCTCTACAACTCGGAGTGCGAGGTCGAGAACATTTTGGTGGCTCTAACGGCGGACAAGAAGAGCACCATCTACTTCACCAGACCCACTGATCTGAATCTATACAATTGA
- the LOC117139617 gene encoding rutC family protein UK114, protein MSTIVRKLISTANAAKPVAPYNQAVVADRTVYVSGCLGLDKDTMKLVPGGPTEQAEKALENLEAVLKAADSGVDKVVKNTVFLKDLNDFGAVNEVYKRVFNKDFPARSCFQVAKLPMDALVEIECIALTGSVETKTVQ, encoded by the exons ATGTCGACGATTGTGAGGAAACTTATCAGCACTGCAAATGCTGCCAAGCCAGTGGCTCCCTacaa CCAGGCTGTGGTGGCCGATCGCACTGTGTATGTGTCCGGATGTCTGGGTCTGGACAAGGACACCATGAAGCTGGTTCCTGGAGGACCCACTGAGCAAGCGGAGAAGGCGCTGGAGAATCTGGAGGCTGTTCTTAAGGCGGCCGATTCCGGAGTGGACAAAGTTGTCAAGAACACTGTGTTCTTGAAGGATCTCAACGATTTCGGGGCCGTCAATGAGGTCTACAAGCGGG TGTTCAATAAGGATTTCCCGGCCCGCAGCTGTTTCCAGGTGGCCAAGCTGCCAATGGATGCTCTGGTGGAGATCGAGTGCATCGCCTTGACCGGATCCGTGGAGACGAAAACCGTGCAATAG
- the LOC117138614 gene encoding cullin-3-A isoform X2 has protein sequence MNLRGNPPKKEGKMRIRAFPASMDEKYVETIWASLKNAIQEIQKKNNSGLSFEQLYRNAYNMVLHKHGNRLYYGLREVVSEHLEHKVRADVLEALHSNFLPKLNQAWTDHQTSMVMIRDILMYMDRVYVQQREVDNVYNLGLILFRDQVVRYSEIQKALREKLLGMVMEERHGEAINHLAIKNACSMLITLGINSRTVYEEDFEKPFLAQSAAFYKFESQNFLAENNAGVYIKKVEARITEESSRAALYLDKDTEPRIVRVVEEELIKKHMRPIVEMENSGVVYMIKNSKTEDLACTYKLFSRLKEEGLKVIADTMSAYLREQGRMLVKEEENGNTNPITFVQNLLDLKDRFDQFLVHSFANDRIFKNVISSDFEHFLNLNNKSPEYLSLFIDDKLKKGGKGMSEQEIESILDKTMVLFRFLLEKDVFERYYKTHLAKRLLLNKSVSDDFEKNMISKLKTECGCQFTSKLEGMFKDMSVSNTIMDEFKNFVNNNNLSLGGVELTVRILTTGFWPTQTATPNCNIPAAPREAFDIFKNFYLNKHSGRQLTLQPQMGTAYINAVFYGRKAVESEKDKDAPSSSSSGCAVPTTTRKHILQVSTYQMCVLLLFNNRDVLTYDDIHQETDIPERELVRALQSLSMGKPAQRLLVRNSKTKTKDIEPTDEFYVNDAFNSKFHRVKIQTVAAKGESEPERKETRGKVDEDRKHEIEAAIVRIMKARKRLAHNLLVSDVTSQLKSRFLPSPVFIKKRIEGLIEREYLQRSPEDRKVYNYLA, from the exons ATGAATCTTCGGGGAAATCCTCCCAAGAAGGAGGGCAAAATGCGCATTCGGGCCTTTCCG GCCTCCATGGACGAGAAGTACGTGGAGACCATTTGGGCCAGCTTAAAGAATGCCATCCAGGAGATACAGAAAAAGAACAACTCCGGACTGTCGTTTGAACAGCTCTACCGGAATGCGTACAACATGGTGCTGCACAAGCACGGCAATAGACTGTATTACGGTCTGAGGGAGGTCGTCTCAGAGCACCTGGAGCACAAGGTGCGGGCGGACGTGCTGGAGGCTCTGCACAGCAATTTCCTACCCAAGTTAAACCAGGCCTGGACAGACCACCAGACATCTATGGTGATGATCCGCGACATACTCATGTACATGGATAGAGTTTATGTGCAGCAGCGCGAGGTGGACAATGTGTACAATTTGGGATTAATTTTGTTCAGGGATCAG GTGGTTCGCTATTCTGAGATTCAAAAGGCCCTGCGAGAGAAGTTGCTGGGCATGGTGATGGAGGAACGTCATGGCGAAGCCATTAACCATCTGGCTATCAAGAATGCTTGCAGTATGCTGATCACCCTGGGAATTAACTCGCGCACTGTCTACGAAGAGGACTTTGAAAAGCCCTTCCTTGCGCAGTCGGCGGCGTTTTACAAATTCGAGTCGCAGAACTTTCTTGCCGAGAACAACGCTGGCGTTTACATCAAGAAAGTGGAGGCGCGCATCACGGAGGAATCTTCCCGGGCAGCGCTGTATCTCGATAAGGATACGGAGCCCCGCATTGTGCGCGTGGTCGAAGAAGAGTTGATCAAAAAGCACATGCGACCCATTGTTGAAATGGAGAACTCGGGCGTGGTGTACATGATCAAGAACTCAAAGACCGAGGATCTGGCCTGCACATATAAGCTTTTCTCGCGCCTGAAGGAGGAGGGCCTCAAGGTGATAGCGGACACAATGTCGGCATATCTGCGAGAGCAAGGACGCATGCTGGTTAAGGAAGAAGAAAACGGCAACACGAATCCCATAACATTCGTGCAGAACTTGCTGGATCTCAAGGACCGCTTCGACCAGTTTCTGGTGCACTCGTTCGCCAACGATCGCATATTCAAAAACGTCATCTCATCCGATTTTGAACATTTCTTGAACCTAAATAACAAATCCCCGGAGTATCTATCGCTATTCATCGATGACAAACTGAAAAAGGGTGGCAAGGGA ATGAGCGAACAGGAAATCGAGTCCATCTTGGATAAGACAATGGTCCTCTTCCGTTTCCTATTGGAGAAAGATGTCTTTGAGCGCTATTACAAGACGCATTTAGCCAAGAGATTGCTGCTGAACAAATCAGTCTCTGATGATTTCGAGAAGAATATGATATCAAAACTAAAG ACTGAATGCGGCTGTCAATTCACCTCGAAGTTAGAGGGAATGTTTAAAGATATGTCAGTCTCCAATACGATCATGGATGAGTTTAAGAACTTtgtaaataataacaatttatCCCTTGGCGGTGTGGAGCTAACGGTACGCATACTAACCACTGGTTTTTGGCCCACACAG ACAGCAACTCCGAACTGCAATATACCCGCCGCTCCGCGTGAAGCCTTTGACATTTTCAAGAACTTCTATCTAAATAAGCACTCAGGACGTCAATTGACGTTACAGCCACAAATGG GAACCGCCTATATCAACGCTGTGTTTTATGGCCGCAAGGCAGTTGAAAGTGAAAAGGATAAAGATGCACCCAGCTCCAGTTCAAGCGGCTGTGCGGTGCCCACCACCACACGCAAGCACATATTGCAAGTGTCCACCTACCAG ATGTGCGTGCTACTGCTTTTTAATAACCGCGACGTGCTCACCTACGATGACATACACCAGGAGACGGACATACCGGAACGGGAGCTCGTCCGAGCACTACAATCGTTGTCCATGGGCAAACCCGCTCAGCGTTTGCTAGTACGGAATTCTAAAACGAAAACTAAGGACATTGAGCCCACGGATGAGTTTTACGTAAACGACGCCTTCAACTCCAAATTCCACAG GGTGAAGATACAAACGGTAGCCGCCAAGGGAGAATCAGAGCCAGAGCGTAAGGAGACGCGCGGAAAGGTCGACGAGGATCGTAAGCACGAGATCGAAGCGGCTATTGTGCGCATAATGAAGGCCCGCAAGCGTCTGGCT CATAACTTGCTAGTATCAGATGTGACGTCGCAGCTGAAGTCGCGCTTCTTGCCCTCGCCCGTGTTTATCAAAAAGCGCATTGAGGGCCTCATCGAGCGCGAGTATCTGCAACGATCGCCGGAAGATCGTAAAGTGTACAACTACTTGGCCTAA
- the LOC117138614 gene encoding cullin-3-A isoform X1, whose protein sequence is MQGRDPRQQQPEPLNNLNANGRYHNRMVAGSNNFNGATVGNVDSAVPCRIARQSVLGQQHQARSMNINVPNASSMLQHQQSQHRLSSQGLASASRRSYHLAASGGRVRADNRTNTNYQLTPMPLSMPVPAPAAPAVVKTEPSASTSGPSTSAAASAESTEKRFKEIARKYPLWLPEYKRRAFNASMDEKYVETIWASLKNAIQEIQKKNNSGLSFEQLYRNAYNMVLHKHGNRLYYGLREVVSEHLEHKVRADVLEALHSNFLPKLNQAWTDHQTSMVMIRDILMYMDRVYVQQREVDNVYNLGLILFRDQVVRYSEIQKALREKLLGMVMEERHGEAINHLAIKNACSMLITLGINSRTVYEEDFEKPFLAQSAAFYKFESQNFLAENNAGVYIKKVEARITEESSRAALYLDKDTEPRIVRVVEEELIKKHMRPIVEMENSGVVYMIKNSKTEDLACTYKLFSRLKEEGLKVIADTMSAYLREQGRMLVKEEENGNTNPITFVQNLLDLKDRFDQFLVHSFANDRIFKNVISSDFEHFLNLNNKSPEYLSLFIDDKLKKGGKGMSEQEIESILDKTMVLFRFLLEKDVFERYYKTHLAKRLLLNKSVSDDFEKNMISKLKTECGCQFTSKLEGMFKDMSVSNTIMDEFKNFVNNNNLSLGGVELTVRILTTGFWPTQTATPNCNIPAAPREAFDIFKNFYLNKHSGRQLTLQPQMGTAYINAVFYGRKAVESEKDKDAPSSSSSGCAVPTTTRKHILQVSTYQMCVLLLFNNRDVLTYDDIHQETDIPERELVRALQSLSMGKPAQRLLVRNSKTKTKDIEPTDEFYVNDAFNSKFHRVKIQTVAAKGESEPERKETRGKVDEDRKHEIEAAIVRIMKARKRLAHNLLVSDVTSQLKSRFLPSPVFIKKRIEGLIEREYLQRSPEDRKVYNYLA, encoded by the exons ATGCAAGGCCGCGATCCCCGCCAACAGCAGCCGGAGCCACTGAACAACCTCAACGCCAACGGCCGCTACCACAATCGCATGGTGGCCGGCTCCAACAACTTCAATGGCGCAACTGTCGGTAATGTGGACTCTGCCGTGCCTTGCCGGATTGCAAGGCAAAGCGTTCTTGGACAGCAGCATCAGGCGCGAAGCATGAACATCAATGTGCCCAACGCCTCCTCAATgctgcaacaccagcagtcCCAACATCGATTGTCCTCGCAGGGATTAGCTTCTGCCTCGCGGCGCAGTTATCACCTTGCCGCCAGCGGTGGCAGAGTTCGGGCTGATAACAGAACTAATACTAACTACCAGCTCACGCCGATGCCACTTTCCATGCCAGTtccagctcctgctgctccagctgTCGTTAAAACTGAACCTAGTGCAAGCACCTCTGGGCCATCAACCTCCGCTGCAGCGAGCGCAGAAAGTACAGAAAAACGCTTTAAGGAAATAGCACGGAAGTACCCACTCTGGCTGCCGGAGTACAAGCGAAGGGCCTTCAAT GCCTCCATGGACGAGAAGTACGTGGAGACCATTTGGGCCAGCTTAAAGAATGCCATCCAGGAGATACAGAAAAAGAACAACTCCGGACTGTCGTTTGAACAGCTCTACCGGAATGCGTACAACATGGTGCTGCACAAGCACGGCAATAGACTGTATTACGGTCTGAGGGAGGTCGTCTCAGAGCACCTGGAGCACAAGGTGCGGGCGGACGTGCTGGAGGCTCTGCACAGCAATTTCCTACCCAAGTTAAACCAGGCCTGGACAGACCACCAGACATCTATGGTGATGATCCGCGACATACTCATGTACATGGATAGAGTTTATGTGCAGCAGCGCGAGGTGGACAATGTGTACAATTTGGGATTAATTTTGTTCAGGGATCAG GTGGTTCGCTATTCTGAGATTCAAAAGGCCCTGCGAGAGAAGTTGCTGGGCATGGTGATGGAGGAACGTCATGGCGAAGCCATTAACCATCTGGCTATCAAGAATGCTTGCAGTATGCTGATCACCCTGGGAATTAACTCGCGCACTGTCTACGAAGAGGACTTTGAAAAGCCCTTCCTTGCGCAGTCGGCGGCGTTTTACAAATTCGAGTCGCAGAACTTTCTTGCCGAGAACAACGCTGGCGTTTACATCAAGAAAGTGGAGGCGCGCATCACGGAGGAATCTTCCCGGGCAGCGCTGTATCTCGATAAGGATACGGAGCCCCGCATTGTGCGCGTGGTCGAAGAAGAGTTGATCAAAAAGCACATGCGACCCATTGTTGAAATGGAGAACTCGGGCGTGGTGTACATGATCAAGAACTCAAAGACCGAGGATCTGGCCTGCACATATAAGCTTTTCTCGCGCCTGAAGGAGGAGGGCCTCAAGGTGATAGCGGACACAATGTCGGCATATCTGCGAGAGCAAGGACGCATGCTGGTTAAGGAAGAAGAAAACGGCAACACGAATCCCATAACATTCGTGCAGAACTTGCTGGATCTCAAGGACCGCTTCGACCAGTTTCTGGTGCACTCGTTCGCCAACGATCGCATATTCAAAAACGTCATCTCATCCGATTTTGAACATTTCTTGAACCTAAATAACAAATCCCCGGAGTATCTATCGCTATTCATCGATGACAAACTGAAAAAGGGTGGCAAGGGA ATGAGCGAACAGGAAATCGAGTCCATCTTGGATAAGACAATGGTCCTCTTCCGTTTCCTATTGGAGAAAGATGTCTTTGAGCGCTATTACAAGACGCATTTAGCCAAGAGATTGCTGCTGAACAAATCAGTCTCTGATGATTTCGAGAAGAATATGATATCAAAACTAAAG ACTGAATGCGGCTGTCAATTCACCTCGAAGTTAGAGGGAATGTTTAAAGATATGTCAGTCTCCAATACGATCATGGATGAGTTTAAGAACTTtgtaaataataacaatttatCCCTTGGCGGTGTGGAGCTAACGGTACGCATACTAACCACTGGTTTTTGGCCCACACAG ACAGCAACTCCGAACTGCAATATACCCGCCGCTCCGCGTGAAGCCTTTGACATTTTCAAGAACTTCTATCTAAATAAGCACTCAGGACGTCAATTGACGTTACAGCCACAAATGG GAACCGCCTATATCAACGCTGTGTTTTATGGCCGCAAGGCAGTTGAAAGTGAAAAGGATAAAGATGCACCCAGCTCCAGTTCAAGCGGCTGTGCGGTGCCCACCACCACACGCAAGCACATATTGCAAGTGTCCACCTACCAG ATGTGCGTGCTACTGCTTTTTAATAACCGCGACGTGCTCACCTACGATGACATACACCAGGAGACGGACATACCGGAACGGGAGCTCGTCCGAGCACTACAATCGTTGTCCATGGGCAAACCCGCTCAGCGTTTGCTAGTACGGAATTCTAAAACGAAAACTAAGGACATTGAGCCCACGGATGAGTTTTACGTAAACGACGCCTTCAACTCCAAATTCCACAG GGTGAAGATACAAACGGTAGCCGCCAAGGGAGAATCAGAGCCAGAGCGTAAGGAGACGCGCGGAAAGGTCGACGAGGATCGTAAGCACGAGATCGAAGCGGCTATTGTGCGCATAATGAAGGCCCGCAAGCGTCTGGCT CATAACTTGCTAGTATCAGATGTGACGTCGCAGCTGAAGTCGCGCTTCTTGCCCTCGCCCGTGTTTATCAAAAAGCGCATTGAGGGCCTCATCGAGCGCGAGTATCTGCAACGATCGCCGGAAGATCGTAAAGTGTACAACTACTTGGCCTAA